A segment of the Colletotrichum destructivum chromosome 3, complete sequence genome:
CCCTCGGCTTAGACACTGGGCACCCATCATGTAGTAATTGGGCGAGGCCGGGAAAAGGGGTTAGCATCCAAAAAAGGGTCGGACATGGCAAGAGGCGTCaccggacgacgacgacggtggttGGTCTACATTTTCTTGCTAGGGTCTGCGTGTGTATCAATGTCTCGCAAGAGGAAGCAAAGTATCTGCTCGCATTCCAATCCCAAACGGGGTGTTACCTCTTTTTACACCGAGTATTCTCTCACAGTTTCCTTCCATACCTCGCGAGGTCGTCTGCTTGAATCACTCTGCTGTGAAGAAACTTGCGAAATTCTCTCTCAACGCGATGAAGACGCACCGAAGAAGTCAAGGGTCGCTCGTGATAGTCGCGTAactttggggggggggcatcgAGTCCGTGTTGAACGAGCTGTAAGCTACGGCATGCTCGCGGAAGCAGTCAAGGGGCCTTGCTGGGAACTTGGATCATCAGTGTTGAGGACAAAATCAGGTCTGTTCAGACTAGCCGTTGCGGATCCCAAGCAAGACCCTATTTTTCCCGACCACCCTTTCTCCTTACACCCTCTAAAGAAAAGTCGTACACTATGCCACCCTACCCGGCACAACTTGCCATCGAAGAAGCGTCGCGCGCATAAAaacaaagaagaaaataaGCCAATGAATGCTCTTTCCTTCCAACTCACACACAGGTTTCTGCAAAGTCGTGAATACACACAATATACACAGCGGACCCCGGCACATCcaaatggggggggggttctgtCGGGTTGTACAGGGTTGTACCTGATCCGTCGCTTCTCTTCTTGCGTTCTCTTTCCCAGTTTCCTTGGCGAAACTAAAGATCGTCGTCTGAATCGAGCTGTGCGCGATTCTTTGATTTCCCTCTCTTCAGTATCTTGATTGTCGAAAAGAAATCCTCAGCAAATCCGATTCAACTATGTTCGTATAAAGGGTTGACTTTTGTAACGGGGAAAGCTTTCATGCCCCTTCCCCCCACCAATGGTATCAAGATTGGGGAAGGCAAAAAGAAGGCATCCGAGAACGAAGTTTGGTCATGTGTGGTTGAAAAAGGGGCGGCTAGCTTACACCTGCTCTGcgccccagccgccgtcggcctcgcgcaTGTTGGCTGGCGGCTCGATCTGGGGAACGAACTCGAGAACGACGTaggcgacgccgatgaggccgacgatggaaCCGGCAATGATCTTGAAGACGCCGTcggagaggaggatggagCCGATAAAGATGTAGACTAAGAGGGGAGCATTACGTTAGGATCGCCGATGGTATGCGGAAGGATGACTTGGAGAACTGAGACTTACAAACACCACGGCCGATaaaggagaagaggaaggaggcgTAACGAGAGACTTGGGGAGGGATCTGGAACTCTGGAACAACGTTAGAAAGGCTTTGCTGAGAGGGGCGGGCATTGTCAAGTACCGAGGAGAGCGGTGCCTAGTTCAGTGTTGATTAGCTACGTCACTGGCAAGCAAAGTATTGCAAAACGTGAGGAGAGGCTTACAGAGACCGAAGAGGATTACGTAGGCACCGACAATGATGCCCTGGCTACACAGGGAGAACAGTCAGTCTAGGCTTCTCAAATTGCCATGTTGACTTTGTGTCCGGTTCGTCGCGATGAAGGGGATTCTTGCGTCGCACAAGGAACCGTGCGCGCGGGCATGCGGACAGGGGGTCCGTCGGAGGAATTGAGCGGGACGTACaagttgaagttgaagaaTTGGGCAATGCCGCCCAGGACCATGATGGTCGCTGTGGCCAAGTTGACGATGCGGCTGATGAGAGAGACATAAGGTTAGCGGTTTACGACTGCGCCCAGGGGGTCGAGAGAGCTGCAGGGTAGCTCTGCAGGGCTTCATGATGGACCTACAAAGTGTCGGAGAGCTCCATTTTGACGGGTTTGGGAATTGCGACGTTGGTGTTGGGATTGGTCGGAGGTTCGATGTGGGAGGTCGAGAAGATTTAGtgaaagagaaggagaagctgaCGTGGATGGAGCGGCCAGGCAGCTGGATATCGCAGGTTCGGGAGAAGACGTGTTGTGTCTTGTGTGGGTGTGAAGGAGCAAGGTGGGTGAGGTGTGACGTCCGTAAAAAGAGGCTGGGTTGGTTGTGTCTGACTCCTGAAGCTGGCAAACCTGGCAGTAAGATACAACGGGTTGTGTGGTGGATATCTGACTGGCCGGTACCGGTACCCGCTGATGCATGGCTTTACGCGCACAGCAGAGGTCAGCGTTTTCACCGAGCAAAGTACAGAGTACTACCACCAGCCACATAAAACAGACCCATCCAACCTCTTTTCTTCAGgcacctacctaggtaggggTGTCTCAGTGACACTGACTACTACCTGCTCTGGCAGGCACGAGCGGGAGCACGGTGACCGCCTTCCATACCTAGTCGGACGGCATAGATAGGCCTATGAGATTTGCAGCGTCGGTTGCGCTTAGCTGAGGCAAAGACGAGATGAGAGACCTTCTCACCAGCTTCAATTGATGGTCTGATATCAGGACGTCTGCCACGTCCAAATGTTCTTATCGCTCATCCCGCCACGTCATAAAATGTGATCGAACTCACCTGATATTCTCATTCGCCACTACTTGTACAATTACGTTCGCTCCATGTCCTGGTCATGTTGGTCCTTCGAGTTTCCGTACCCAGGCAGAGCCACCACATTGGCCGGCTGCTAGGGCGAGCTTTGTTCGCCGGCATTCTGAACATTCGGAGGTCTATACACACACCTCCGGTGCAAACGAAGCACCATTCTCCTATCAAGGATATCAGAAACATCGGGATCATCGCCCATGTTGATGCAGTTTGTGACCATCCACCCCAACGTGGCCTTCGTTGACGAGACAGCTGACTCTATCTGTCACAgggcaagacgacgacaactgAGCGCATGCTGTACTACAGCGGTGTGACGCATCGTGTTGGAGGTATGTGGTGTTCATCGCAACTCCCATTCAGGCTCTTCAAGCTAGGCTCCACTTTCAAATGAACGAGATCTGTAGCTTCgggttgaagaagaggctgTACCAGGACCTCCCGGCTGACAAAGAAAATGCAGATGTTGATGCAGGGAACACAGTGACCGACTTTCTCGACCtggagcgagagagaggcatcACGATTCAGTCAGCCGCCATCACTTTTAACTGGCCCCTCCCTGAAGAGTGCCCACAAGGCACACGCCCGAAGACAATCAACCTCATTGACACTCCCGGCCATCAGGACTTCAGATTCGAGGTTGATAGATGTTTACccgtcctcgatggcgcTGTATGCATCATTGACTCGGTCAAGGGCGTGGAAGCTCACACGGAAAGAGTGTGGGCTTCAGCGCACGACCACAAGATCCCCCGCATCGTTTTCGTCAACAAGCTCGACCGAGACGGCGCCTCCTTCCGCAAGTCCGTCTTGGAAATCGGCTCCCGTCTAAACGGATGGCCGCTCGTCTGTCAGATTCCTTGGTGGGACGGCGAACAGTTCGTGGGCGTCATTGACATCATTGATCGCGTTGGTTACCGATGGAAGACAGAAAAGCAAAAGACCAAGTACGAGTTTGCAGAACTAAAAGTGGTGCTCTCGGGCAATCCCTTACTTGAGGAGATAGAGAAAGCTCGCGAGCGCCTTGTTGAGAGCCTTGCCGAGTGGGATGAGGCTATTATGGACTTGTTCGCGGACGACCACAGCAAGATCACCGGGAAGATGCTCAAGGAAAGCGTCCGGAGAGCCATCCGCAGCGGCGATGGTACCGTCATCCCCGTCCTGGCGGGTGCAAGCTTCCGGCACATTGGCGTCGAACCCCTGAtggacgccatcgtcgatTATCTCCCCAGTCCTGACGAACGTCCTGAGCTCGAGGTCCGAGCAGGCCCAGCGAAGCACAACCTGGCAAAGCTCCTGGAAGGGAACACGGAAAAGAAGTCAGGAAACCACCGTATAGCTGCTGTGGCCTCGGTCTTCAAGGTCTACAACCATCCCAAAGAGGGAATTCTGAGCTTCGTGCGTGTCTACTTTGGCGAACTCCACAGGAATTCGTCTACCTGGAACACGCACAACCAGGGAGCCGAGCGGCCATTTGGCTTGTTGCAGATTTCCGCGGCCAAGACGGAAGACGTACAGCACCTTGCGACGGGTCAGATCGGCGCCATCAAGGGCTTGAAGAAGGCTCGCACGGGCGACACGATCCTCACAGCTGTAGGCCAGAGACAGATTCCGGATGCGCTCAAGCACATTCAAATTCGACCACCAGATATTCCACCTCCAGTGGCTTTCCTCGCCATTGACCCGCATGGGCCAACCgcggccaaggagctggaggTCGCACTGGAAAACGCGTCCCGAGAGGACCCCAGCTTGAGGTGGAACCGCGACGAGAAGACTGAGCAATTC
Coding sequences within it:
- a CDS encoding Putative golgi apparatus membrane protein TVP15: MELSDTFRIVNLATATIMVLGGIAQFFNFNFQGIIVGAYVILFGLCTALLEFQIPPQVSRYASFLFSFIGRGVFYIFIGSILLSDGVFKIIAGSIVGLIGVAYVVLEFVPQIEPPANMREADGGWGAEQV
- a CDS encoding Putative small GTP-binding protein; its protein translation is MLVLRVSVPRQSHHIGRLLGRALFAGILNIRRSIHTPPVQTKHHSPIKDIRNIGIIAHVDAGKTTTTERMLYYSGVTHRVGDVDAGNTVTDFLDLERERGITIQSAAITFNWPLPEECPQGTRPKTINLIDTPGHQDFRFEVDRCLPVLDGAVCIIDSVKGVEAHTERVWASAHDHKIPRIVFVNKLDRDGASFRKSVLEIGSRLNGWPLVCQIPWWDGEQFVGVIDIIDRVGYRWKTEKQKTKYEFAELKVVLSGNPLLEEIEKARERLVESLAEWDEAIMDLFADDHSKITGKMLKESVRRAIRSGDGTVIPVLAGASFRHIGVEPLMDAIVDYLPSPDERPELEVRAGPAKHNLAKLLEGNTEKKSGNHRIAAVASVFKVYNHPKEGILSFVRVYFGELHRNSSTWNTHNQGAERPFGLLQISAAKTEDVQHLATGQIGAIKGLKKARTGDTILTAVGQRQIPDALKHIQIRPPDIPPPVAFLAIDPHGPTAAKELEVALENASREDPSLRWNRDEKTEQFVLQGMGKLHLDIAVYNLKQNPKVQADFGPIEVDYKECITSPVGPHQVSFDRVVASKSGKVSCSAVLEPLEDHHRQAALEPTVERDGNMIHVIINLPEDGIASFDPEEARQQLINGVVSAVARGPRRGSPVQGCHITITVDAESTENPSGGHFTGAASRAVREALREAHTVQRAVGILEPVMLVHISCPEAAAGMVQHDISSGAGGHVLEVNDKSAESSSRIDVSRIYAPPDPYETVASLRGKKSLARTVEIVAKLPFKEMLNFDEHLRGKTGGRHSMTMAFDSFDRVVGSREKAL